The genomic region CGCTATTATCGCAAGTCGCACCGCAGCGAAACCTTGAAGTTTGGCGCCAGCGTCGATCGACACGTCGGCCAGCGACTACAGCTGCTGTTTTAGATCGCCCAGCACGGTCAATATGGTCTGCTTGCGATCGAGATTGTAGGCCTGCGACACCGTGAGCCGTTCGGTGACGTCAGAATGAAGCCGCGACATCCGCTCGGCGTCCACCACCCGGCCTTCGAGTGCCGCCTGGCGCGCCCGCGCCATGATGTCGTCCTCGATCTGGGAGACGAAGAAATCGAAGATCGTTTCGCTCTCCCTGCCCGACAGCACGTCCGCGAGCTTGTGCATCGCCTTGCGCGCTGCAGGGCCTTCGGAAGCCACGACCTGACGGTAGGCCGCGACAATGTCCGCGCCACCGTAGTTGATGAGCTTCAGTGCCTCGCTGACACTGCCCTTGGCATCACGCAGAAGGTCGGCATCGGAGCCGATGTCGAGATTGGACAACGCTGCCGCCAGCGCTTCGTCACTGAGCGGTAACAGGCGCAATGGCAGGCAGCGCGAGCGTATCGTCGGCAGAAGCTTGCCGGGCGCGTGCGACAGCACCAGGAACAGCGCCCGCTTCGGAGGCTCCTCGAGTATCTTGAGGATGGCGTTCGCAGCGCTGCGGTTCATGTCGTCGGCGGGGTCGATGATGACGATGCGCCAGTTGCCGGTGCCCGACGTCTGCGAGAAGAATTTGCCGGCCCGCCTGACCTCGTCGACGGTGATCGCCGATTTCACCTTGCCGGTCTTTTCGTCGACCGGCCGCGCCAGATAGAGCAGGTTGTGAGACGCGCCTGAAACGATGGCATGGCTGACGACGGAGGCCGGATCGGGATCGGCGATCTCGGCCGGCGCCATCAGCGGATCCGGATGCGACAGCACATGATTGGCAAAGCGGAAGGCCAGCGTTGCCTTGCCGATGCCCTCCGGCCCCTCGATGAGGATGGCATGATGGCCCTTGCCGGAACGATAGGACTGGGCCAGGAACGCCTCAGCCTCTGCATGGCCGAAAAGCCTGGTATTTTCCATCGGAGCAATGGCGCCGTCCAGCACGCCGGGCCGTTCGTCGCTCATTGTGCCGTCTCCGGCCCGGCGCCCGCCTTCCCGTCATGCGATACCAGCCGCTGGCTGACAATGGCAAGAATGCGGGCCGCGATGTCTTCTGGCGTATGAAGAGCGTCGATGACATGGCAGCGTTGCGGATCGCCGGCAGCAATATCGAGAAACGCCTCGCGGCGCTTTTCATGGGTTTCCATCTCTTCCTTTTCGAAGCGATCCGGCTCGGCCGTCGTCGCGGCTCCGCGCCTGTGTGCACGCTCGAGGCCGACGCTGGCGGGCAGGTCGAGGATCAGGGTACAGTCCGGCACGACGCCGTCTACGGCGATCCGTTGCAGCGCCTCGATAAAATCAGGCTCCAGATTGCCCGTCACGCCCTGGTAGACGCGCGATGAATCCATGAACCGGTCGCAGAGAACGACTTTCCCTTGCGCCAGAGCCGGGCGGATGACCTCTTCGACATGATCATTGCGGGCCGCAGCAAACAGAATGGCTTCCATGCGCGTCCCGAAAGCCTCCGCAGCCCCGGACAGCAGCACGTGGCGCACCGCCTCCGCACCGGGCGAACCGCCGGGCTCGCGCGTGACAATCACATCGCGACCGCTTGCCGTCAGGGCTTCGGCGAGCAGACGGATTTGCGTCGATTTACCGGCACCCTCCCCACCTTCAAAGCTTATGAACAAACCGGTTCCGTTCGACAATTGCTCGCATCCTGCGATCTCGCATTCCATTCAGCAGGCAGATAGGCACTGCCATCGGCCGTTGGCGACTGTTTAACGCAAGACGACGCCGGACGAAACCGTCTGGCCGAGAGTTTGCGATGTTGTACGGTGATTTGCCCGAAGCTTTGTCAAGCCGGGGTCGGCGTTTCCCAGAGCCAGGAAAACAAAAGCGTTTCCGATAGCTCGACCAAAGCATCGAGCGCCCGGCGCCCGAGACCGCCCTGCGCGACCTCGCCATCGGTGAACAGCGGAACCTCGCGCACGACGCGGGTGCCGGAAAACACTTTCAAAATCCCAGCCGGCTGGCCGCTCGCGACAGGCGCCGCCAGCGGCCAGCGGTAGATGACGCGGGCGGTCAGCCGATCGGGATTGTTGACGGGCACGTAGACATCCACGCCTGTCTTGGCCACAAGCCCGACCGATGCCCTGGCGCCGCCATAAACGCTGGCCGTGCCAATCACTTCTCCTTCATCGAAAACACGCTGGCTCCTGAAATTGCTCAGTCCCCATTCCAGCACGCGCTTGGCTTCCTCGGTGCGCTCCTTGTCGGAGCCAAGCCCGCCCATCGCCAAGAACAGACGCCGGCCGTCACGCGTCACGGAGGAGACGATCGAAAACCCCTCACCCTCCGCAAAGCCTGTCCCCAGCCCGTCCACACCCATGGTCAGCGGCAGCAGCGGATTGCGGTTTCGCTGAAAAATCTTGTTCCAGGTAAAGTCGGGCTGCGAGAATGACTTGTAGAGGTCCGGATATTTTGACTGCAGGTCGCGCGCCAGTGTCACCAGTTCGCGTGCGGAAACCTTGCTGTCGGCATCGGGAAGTCCCGTCGCATTGCCGAACTTCGCCTTCGGCATGCCGATCTCGCGCGCATGCTGGGTCATCCTGCGGGCAAACTCCGCCTCGCTGACGGACATGCCTTCGGCAAGCACGATGCAGGCGTCATTGGCCTGCTGAATCGCCGCGCCCTGGACGAGATCGCCGATCCGCACGCGGGATTTCAGCGCTGCAAACATGGTCGACGCCCGCGATGGTGCGCCGCCCCGGCGCCAGGCATTTTCGGAGACCGGATAGGTGGTGTCGAGGCTGACCTCGTTGCGCGTCAGCGCATCGAACACGACGTCCAGCGTCATCAGCTTTGCCAGCGACGCCGGCGAGAATGGCTTGTCCTCGTTCTTGGCCAAGAGAACGGTGCCCGTCGACGCCTCGATCATAAAGGCCTGCCCGGCCTTGGTATCGAAGACCGATGGTGGCGTTTGTGCGAACGCATTTGTGGAAAACAACAAGACAGCAGCGAAAAGGCATTTCAGCATCGATAGTCCCCTTCCCGCTAGCCAGCATCCAAGTTACGCGCGGCCCGGGGCGAAGGCAATTGCCGCCTTCATTCAGCCCGCGCGGCAACCATCTGCCGATGATACGATGCCAGTATCGATTTCTGCGTCAGGCCATCGTTGCGGACCATGACGGCGTCGAAAGCCAGCTCCCGTGGAGCAGCCCTGTCAGGCTCCCCATAGGCAACGACAAGCGACGACGCGTGTGTCAGCGCGGCAAAACCCTGGCGGGAATTCGGCCGCTCGTAAGGAACGGGTCCGATTTGCGGCAGCGACACGAGGATACCCTGGGCCGCCGGCTCCGGTGCACCCCAGTTCATCGGTGGCTGCTGCTGCTTGAAGGCCGGCGACGTCGGTGTCGATCCGGCATAGGCAGTCGACGCCATGGGAG from Rhizobium tumorigenes harbors:
- a CDS encoding D-alanyl-D-alanine carboxypeptidase family protein; this translates as MLKCLFAAVLLFSTNAFAQTPPSVFDTKAGQAFMIEASTGTVLLAKNEDKPFSPASLAKLMTLDVVFDALTRNEVSLDTTYPVSENAWRRGGAPSRASTMFAALKSRVRIGDLVQGAAIQQANDACIVLAEGMSVSEAEFARRMTQHAREIGMPKAKFGNATGLPDADSKVSARELVTLARDLQSKYPDLYKSFSQPDFTWNKIFQRNRNPLLPLTMGVDGLGTGFAEGEGFSIVSSVTRDGRRLFLAMGGLGSDKERTEEAKRVLEWGLSNFRSQRVFDEGEVIGTASVYGGARASVGLVAKTGVDVYVPVNNPDRLTARVIYRWPLAAPVASGQPAGILKVFSGTRVVREVPLFTDGEVAQGGLGRRALDALVELSETLLFSWLWETPTPA
- a CDS encoding DNA polymerase III subunit delta'; this encodes MSDERPGVLDGAIAPMENTRLFGHAEAEAFLAQSYRSGKGHHAILIEGPEGIGKATLAFRFANHVLSHPDPLMAPAEIADPDPASVVSHAIVSGASHNLLYLARPVDEKTGKVKSAITVDEVRRAGKFFSQTSGTGNWRIVIIDPADDMNRSAANAILKILEEPPKRALFLVLSHAPGKLLPTIRSRCLPLRLLPLSDEALAAALSNLDIGSDADLLRDAKGSVSEALKLINYGGADIVAAYRQVVASEGPAARKAMHKLADVLSGRESETIFDFFVSQIEDDIMARARQAALEGRVVDAERMSRLHSDVTERLTVSQAYNLDRKQTILTVLGDLKQQL
- the tmk gene encoding dTMP kinase, translating into MSNGTGLFISFEGGEGAGKSTQIRLLAEALTASGRDVIVTREPGGSPGAEAVRHVLLSGAAEAFGTRMEAILFAAARNDHVEEVIRPALAQGKVVLCDRFMDSSRVYQGVTGNLEPDFIEALQRIAVDGVVPDCTLILDLPASVGLERAHRRGAATTAEPDRFEKEEMETHEKRREAFLDIAAGDPQRCHVIDALHTPEDIAARILAIVSQRLVSHDGKAGAGPETAQ